From Desulfuromonas soudanensis, the proteins below share one genomic window:
- the dnaJ gene encoding molecular chaperone DnaJ, which produces MAKRDYYEVLEVHRNASETEIKKAYRRLALKHHPDKNPGDKASEETFKELSEAYAVLSDGQKRATYDQFGHAGLEGGGGFSSGGFGGGGFEDIFGDIFGDIFGGGGGGRRSRGRRGDDLRYNLTISFEEAAFGLETKIQIPRHSECEACGGSGARKGTSPKSCPTCQGAGQVRYQQGFFSMTRPCPACSGAGKVIDDPCPECRGLGKTKGKKTLSLKIPAGVETGNRLKLSNEGEIGSQGGPPGDLYVVITVREHSIFQREGQDVICEVPISFVQATLGCELEVPTLEGKVRMKVPPGTQSGKVMKLAGKGIAVLQGYGRGDQLVVLRVETPTHLTPRQKELLNEFAREGGEDIHPMGKSFFDKVKELFG; this is translated from the coding sequence TTGGCCAAGAGAGACTACTACGAGGTGCTGGAGGTCCACCGCAACGCCAGCGAAACCGAGATCAAGAAGGCCTACCGGCGTCTGGCCCTCAAACACCACCCGGACAAGAACCCCGGTGACAAGGCCTCCGAGGAGACGTTCAAGGAACTCTCCGAGGCCTACGCCGTCCTTTCCGACGGCCAGAAGCGCGCGACCTACGATCAGTTCGGCCATGCCGGGCTCGAGGGGGGCGGGGGCTTTTCCTCCGGCGGCTTCGGGGGTGGCGGTTTCGAGGATATTTTCGGCGACATTTTCGGCGATATTTTCGGCGGCGGCGGGGGAGGGCGACGGAGCCGGGGGCGGCGCGGCGACGATCTGCGCTATAACCTGACCATTTCCTTCGAAGAGGCCGCCTTCGGCCTGGAAACCAAGATCCAGATCCCCCGCCATAGCGAATGCGAGGCCTGCGGCGGATCGGGAGCCCGCAAGGGGACGAGTCCCAAGAGCTGCCCGACCTGTCAGGGCGCCGGGCAGGTCCGCTATCAGCAGGGATTCTTCTCCATGACCCGTCCCTGTCCCGCCTGTTCAGGGGCCGGCAAGGTCATCGACGACCCCTGCCCCGAATGCCGGGGACTCGGGAAGACCAAGGGAAAAAAGACCCTGTCGCTGAAAATACCGGCGGGGGTCGAAACCGGCAATCGTCTCAAACTCAGCAACGAAGGGGAGATCGGTTCCCAGGGGGGACCGCCCGGCGATCTTTATGTGGTGATCACCGTTCGCGAGCACTCGATCTTTCAGCGGGAAGGGCAGGACGTGATCTGCGAGGTCCCCATCTCCTTCGTCCAGGCCACCCTCGGCTGCGAACTCGAAGTCCCCACCCTGGAAGGAAAGGTGCGGATGAAGGTCCCCCCGGGTACCCAGTCCGGCAAGGTCATGAAACTCGCCGGCAAGGGGATCGCCGTTCTGCAAGGCTACGGACGGGGCGATCAGCTGGTGGTCCTGCGGGTCGAGACCCCCACCCACCTCACCCCCAGGCAGAAGGAACTCCTCAATGAATTCGCCCGGGAGGGGGGAGAGGACATCCACCCCATGGGAAAGAGCTTTTTCGATAAGGTCAAGGAACTGTTCGGTTGA
- a CDS encoding penicillin-binding protein activator: MAGFVRNGGLLLALIFCVGIPSLQGAEAPVTVGQRGGESVALQEGIDLYASGQTEAALSLLQSFVAGNPQSRELPTAYLYLGRIARDGGRPEEALSFLERIPADRQDQRVRLEKGGALVEVGRAREGLALLQPLEEDALSPWERGRRFSAMADAQAVLGRPLAALVLLHQGMANAGAEERDSLWRRGHRLLAERLGEVELTEAAFMLRGTPLGEDATLQLAGKAAARGARDQALGLVQALLLRGTNFPSRPEAVRLYDQLAGRPWLQRALGVVLPLSGRYATYGDLVRRGMDLALEMHNSSAPPVRLVYRDIGADPARSVAAVTELADSERVMAVLGPLTGTAAAAAAVQAQEERIPMLSLSQREGLPETGEFVFRDSLTSRLQARALARYAVRERGFTGFGILYPENLLGQEMAHLFAEEVRKLGGLVVISEGYAETATDFGRQIKRLMGMDPDASKETSAAEAEKRKNASGSEFPPVNFDALFIPDYADRIGMIAPQLAYYGIEGVPLLGINGWNSPELVRLAGRSVEGAVFVDGFFRYSPYPFVREFVDRYFEKFGEEPSILEAQGYDAVGILLSILDRRDIRTRDDLRLALSMLQDYPGITGATSFDFQGDADKVLFLLQVKNGNIVQIN; this comes from the coding sequence ATGGCGGGATTTGTAAGAAACGGAGGGCTGCTGCTGGCTCTGATTTTCTGCGTGGGGATACCATCCCTGCAAGGAGCAGAGGCTCCGGTGACGGTTGGACAGAGGGGCGGCGAATCGGTGGCCCTCCAGGAGGGGATCGACCTGTATGCTTCAGGGCAGACCGAGGCGGCTCTCTCTCTGCTGCAATCGTTCGTGGCGGGAAATCCGCAATCCAGGGAGCTCCCCACGGCCTACCTTTACCTCGGTCGCATCGCCCGGGACGGGGGACGGCCCGAGGAGGCTCTCTCCTTTCTGGAGCGCATCCCCGCCGACCGTCAGGATCAAAGGGTGCGCCTCGAGAAGGGCGGAGCCCTGGTCGAAGTCGGCCGGGCCCGGGAGGGGCTGGCGCTGTTGCAACCCCTGGAGGAGGACGCCCTTTCCCCCTGGGAGCGCGGCCGGCGTTTCTCGGCCATGGCCGACGCCCAGGCCGTTCTCGGACGCCCCCTGGCGGCCCTGGTCCTTCTTCACCAGGGGATGGCAAACGCCGGTGCCGAGGAGAGGGACTCCCTCTGGCGGCGGGGCCACCGGCTCCTGGCCGAAAGACTGGGAGAGGTCGAACTGACGGAGGCCGCCTTCATGCTCCGCGGCACCCCCCTCGGCGAGGACGCCACCTTGCAGCTGGCCGGCAAGGCCGCCGCCCGCGGTGCCCGGGATCAGGCTCTGGGACTGGTGCAGGCCCTGCTCCTCCGGGGGACGAACTTCCCCTCGCGGCCGGAGGCGGTCCGACTCTACGATCAGCTCGCAGGGCGTCCCTGGCTGCAGCGGGCTCTCGGAGTGGTCCTCCCCCTTAGCGGCCGTTACGCCACCTATGGCGACCTGGTGCGCCGGGGCATGGACCTGGCGCTTGAGATGCACAACAGCAGCGCCCCCCCGGTGCGTCTCGTCTATCGGGACATCGGCGCCGACCCGGCCCGCAGCGTCGCCGCGGTAACCGAGTTGGCCGACAGCGAACGGGTGATGGCGGTCCTCGGTCCCCTCACCGGGACGGCCGCCGCCGCCGCCGCCGTCCAGGCCCAGGAGGAGCGCATCCCCATGCTGAGCCTCTCCCAGAGAGAGGGTCTGCCGGAGACGGGGGAATTCGTCTTTCGCGACTCCCTCACCAGCCGCCTGCAGGCCCGGGCTCTCGCCCGTTATGCCGTCCGCGAGCGCGGTTTTACCGGTTTCGGTATTCTCTATCCCGAAAACCTCCTCGGTCAGGAGATGGCTCACCTCTTCGCCGAAGAGGTGAGAAAGCTCGGCGGACTGGTGGTGATCAGCGAGGGGTATGCCGAAACCGCGACCGATTTCGGCCGCCAGATCAAGCGCCTGATGGGGATGGATCCCGACGCTTCGAAGGAGACCAGCGCCGCCGAGGCGGAAAAGCGAAAAAACGCTTCCGGCAGCGAATTCCCCCCCGTTAATTTCGATGCCCTGTTCATCCCCGACTATGCCGACCGCATCGGCATGATCGCTCCGCAGCTGGCCTATTACGGGATCGAGGGGGTACCTCTTTTGGGGATCAACGGCTGGAACTCCCCGGAGCTGGTCCGGTTGGCCGGGCGGTCGGTGGAGGGGGCGGTCTTTGTCGACGGATTTTTTCGCTACAGTCCCTACCCCTTCGTCCGGGAATTCGTCGACCGCTATTTTGAAAAATTCGGCGAGGAACCGTCAATTCTCGAGGCTCAGGGGTACGATGCCGTCGGCATCCTCCTTTCGATTCTCGACCGTCGCGACATCCGCACCCGGGACGATCTGCGTCTGGCCCTCTCGATGCTGCAGGACTATCCGGGAATCACGGGGGCGACGAGCTTTGATTTCCAGGGAGACGCCGACAAGGTTCTCTTTTTGTTGCAGGTGAAAAACGGCAACATCGTGCAGATCAATTAA
- a CDS encoding putative 2-dehydropantoate 2-reductase: protein MRIAVIGAGALGLYYGAMLQRGGHEVRFLLRRDYEAIAERGLHVTSPRGDFHLEKVRCFRTPQEMGEVDLVLVGLKTFANDALVPLIAPLAASGAAILTLQNGLGNEELLAAAFGADRVLGGVAFLCSNRGPSGTVHHLAQGPIRLGEFGGGLTPRALEIAAVFTSSGVPCEAVADLVKARWEKLVWNIPFNGLCALTGQSTDALLAHPPSRRLIGELMTEVVAGAAAQKLSAPISGPAFIARMISLTEEMGAYRPSMMIDHLEGRPLELSSIYGIPLERATERGVEMVRVRMLHALLDLGEPGRRG, encoded by the coding sequence ATGCGAATAGCCGTCATCGGAGCGGGCGCCCTCGGTCTCTATTACGGTGCCATGCTGCAGCGCGGAGGTCACGAGGTCCGTTTTCTCCTGCGCCGCGACTATGAGGCCATAGCCGAACGCGGACTCCATGTGACCTCGCCCCGGGGGGACTTCCACCTAGAAAAAGTCCGGTGCTTCCGCACACCGCAGGAGATGGGAGAGGTCGATCTGGTGCTGGTCGGGCTCAAAACCTTTGCCAACGACGCTCTTGTCCCCCTGATTGCTCCCCTGGCCGCCTCCGGAGCCGCTATTCTCACCCTGCAGAACGGCCTCGGCAACGAGGAGCTGCTGGCGGCAGCCTTCGGCGCCGACCGGGTTCTCGGCGGGGTGGCCTTTCTCTGTTCCAACCGCGGACCATCGGGGACCGTACACCATCTGGCTCAGGGACCGATCCGCCTCGGGGAATTCGGCGGCGGACTCACCCCCCGGGCCCTGGAAATCGCCGCGGTCTTCACCTCTTCCGGCGTCCCCTGCGAGGCGGTGGCCGATCTGGTCAAGGCGCGTTGGGAAAAGCTGGTCTGGAACATCCCCTTCAACGGCCTCTGTGCCCTGACCGGGCAGTCCACCGACGCCCTTCTCGCCCATCCTCCCAGTCGGCGACTCATCGGAGAATTGATGACGGAAGTCGTCGCCGGCGCCGCGGCCCAGAAACTCTCGGCACCGATCAGTGGTCCGGCCTTCATCGCCCGGATGATCTCCCTCACCGAGGAGATGGGGGCCTACCGTCCGAGCATGATGATCGACCACCTCGAAGGGCGCCCCCTGGAGCTCTCCTCCATCTACGGCATCCCCCTGGAGCGGGCCACGGAACGGGGGGTGGAGATGGTCCGGGTACGGATGCTCCACGCCCTTCTCGACCTGGGGGAGCCGGGGCGACGGGGATGA
- a CDS encoding CarD family transcriptional regulator translates to MFKVGDKAVYPTQGVGVIEAIEAKEFSGEKHEFYVLRIVDSDMTIMVPVTNARLVGLRTLIAKDRVASVYDVLEEKREGVQAMASWSRRQREYNDKIKSGDLFEVAAVLRELYLIKEGKDLSYGEKKVLDLARKLLVKEIALADGAEEISVVERVESIFLN, encoded by the coding sequence ATGTTTAAAGTTGGCGATAAGGCTGTATACCCGACCCAGGGGGTGGGGGTGATTGAGGCTATTGAAGCCAAGGAGTTCTCCGGAGAAAAACACGAGTTTTACGTGCTGCGGATCGTTGACAGCGACATGACCATCATGGTCCCGGTGACCAACGCTCGGCTGGTCGGTCTGCGCACCCTGATCGCCAAGGATCGGGTCGCTTCGGTTTACGACGTCCTCGAAGAAAAGCGCGAAGGGGTGCAGGCCATGGCATCCTGGAGCCGCCGGCAGAGGGAGTACAATGACAAGATCAAATCCGGCGACCTTTTCGAGGTGGCGGCGGTTCTGCGGGAACTGTATTTGATCAAGGAGGGCAAAGACCTCTCCTACGGCGAGAAGAAAGTGCTCGATCTGGCCCGCAAACTCCTGGTCAAGGAAATCGCCCTGGCCGATGGGGCCGAGGAGATATCCGTCGTCGAGAGGGTCGAGAGCATCTTCCTCAACTAG
- the ispD gene encoding 2-C-methyl-D-erythritol 4-phosphate cytidylyltransferase translates to MSVIVLIPAAGMGSRMGSAVHKQYLTLAGRPILAHTLALFDDHPAIDHIYLIAPAAEVAYCQAEIVNRYRFAKVRGVVGGGKERQESVRNGLAACAGAAGDIVLIHDGVRPFFPTTLLEPLLATAARVGACLLGVPVKDTVKVVAEGRVAATPDRATLWQAQTPQVFRYELLAAAHRRAVEDDFFGTDDASLVERLGEPVAILHGSYRNIKITTPEDLVLARAFSKHQEIPTT, encoded by the coding sequence ATGAGCGTCATCGTTCTGATCCCCGCCGCAGGGATGGGGAGCCGCATGGGATCGGCCGTTCATAAGCAGTACCTGACTCTGGCCGGCCGGCCGATTCTGGCTCATACCCTCGCCCTGTTCGACGATCATCCCGCCATCGATCATATCTATCTCATCGCCCCCGCCGCAGAGGTCGCCTACTGCCAGGCCGAGATCGTGAACCGTTACCGGTTCGCCAAGGTCCGCGGTGTGGTCGGGGGGGGGAAGGAGCGCCAGGAGTCGGTGCGCAACGGCCTGGCGGCCTGCGCCGGTGCGGCCGGGGATATCGTCCTGATCCATGACGGGGTTCGCCCTTTTTTCCCGACAACCCTCCTCGAACCGCTCCTGGCGACCGCCGCCCGGGTCGGCGCCTGCCTGCTGGGGGTGCCGGTGAAGGATACGGTCAAGGTGGTGGCGGAGGGGCGGGTGGCGGCGACGCCTGACCGCGCGACCCTCTGGCAGGCCCAGACACCCCAGGTCTTCCGTTACGAACTCCTCGCCGCCGCCCATCGCCGCGCCGTCGAAGACGATTTTTTCGGCACGGACGACGCTTCTCTGGTGGAGCGCCTCGGGGAGCCGGTGGCGATCCTTCACGGGAGTTACCGCAACATCAAGATCACCACCCCCGAGGACCTGGTTTTGGCCCGGGCCTTCTCGAAACACCAGGAGATCCCGACGACATGA
- the ispF gene encoding 2-C-methyl-D-erythritol 2,4-cyclodiphosphate synthase: MMRIGHGYDVHRLVEGRKLILGGVEIPHPFGLLGHSDADVLLHAICDALLGALAAGDIGRHFPDSDPAYGGVSSLKLLREVISLTAARGYGVQNLDATVVAQSPRLAPFIRDMVENIATACQVDVERVNVKATTTEELGFEGRREGISAHAVVLLRKNGANQEFEA; encoded by the coding sequence ATGATGCGCATCGGCCACGGTTACGACGTGCACCGCCTGGTGGAGGGTCGCAAACTGATCCTCGGCGGGGTGGAGATCCCCCATCCCTTCGGGCTCCTCGGCCATTCCGATGCCGATGTCCTTCTTCATGCCATCTGCGACGCCCTCCTCGGGGCGCTCGCCGCCGGGGATATCGGCCGGCATTTCCCCGATTCCGATCCGGCCTACGGCGGCGTTTCGAGCCTGAAACTCCTGCGGGAGGTCATCTCCCTCACGGCGGCGCGGGGGTATGGGGTGCAGAATCTCGACGCAACGGTGGTCGCCCAGAGCCCCAGACTCGCTCCCTTCATCCGGGACATGGTGGAAAATATCGCCACCGCCTGCCAGGTCGATGTGGAGCGGGTCAACGTCAAGGCAACCACCACCGAGGAGCTCGGCTTCGAAGGGCGCCGCGAGGGGATCTCGGCCCATGCCGTGGTTCTGCTGCGCAAAAACGGAGCAAACCAGGAATTCGAGGCCTGA
- a CDS encoding glutamine--tRNA ligase/YqeY domain fusion protein, giving the protein MTTATSLPSHFISNIIAEDLKAGKNGGRVATRFPPEPNGYLHIGHAKSICLNFGLAAQFGGVCHLRFDDTNPSKEEDEYVEAIKADVRWLGFDWGENLYYASDYFEQLHDFAVKLIRKGKAYVCSLTPEQIREYRGTLTRPGTDSPFRGRTVDENLELFAAMRAGDFADGSHVLRAKIDMSSPNINLRDPIMYRILRAPHHRTGESWCIYPMYDFAHGQSDGIERITHSICTLEFQDHRPLYDWFLEELDLFHPQQIEFARLNLSYTVMSKRKLLELVTQKIVSGWDDPRMPTLVGLRRRGYTPAAIRTFCERIGVGKSDSCIDVGVLEDCVREDLNEHAPRVMGVLRPLRVVIDNYPEGEVEEFEAANHPADPAMGTRMVPFSRVLYIERDDFMEEPAKKFFRLAPGREVRLRYAYFIRCESVVRDASSGEIVELRCSYDPQTRGGNAQDGRKVKGTIHWVSAPHAVTAEVRLYDRLFLTANPGADKDGSDYRSHLNPASLEIVDTCLVEPGLSAALPEASFQFERLGYFSVDALDSRPGAPVFNRTVTLRDSWARLDPQGGAE; this is encoded by the coding sequence ATGACCACTGCAACGTCTCTTCCCTCTCATTTCATCAGCAACATCATCGCCGAGGATCTCAAGGCCGGCAAGAACGGCGGCCGGGTCGCCACCCGTTTCCCTCCGGAACCCAACGGCTATCTTCACATCGGTCACGCCAAGTCGATCTGCCTGAATTTCGGCCTCGCCGCCCAGTTCGGCGGGGTCTGCCACCTGCGCTTCGATGACACCAATCCGAGCAAGGAAGAGGACGAGTACGTCGAGGCGATCAAGGCCGACGTTCGCTGGCTCGGCTTCGACTGGGGGGAAAACCTCTACTACGCCTCTGATTATTTCGAGCAGCTCCACGATTTCGCCGTGAAGTTGATCCGCAAGGGGAAGGCCTACGTCTGCAGCCTGACCCCCGAACAGATCCGCGAATACCGCGGCACCCTGACCCGTCCGGGAACCGACAGCCCCTTCCGCGGGCGTACCGTGGACGAGAACCTCGAACTCTTCGCCGCCATGCGCGCCGGGGATTTCGCCGACGGCTCCCACGTTCTGCGGGCCAAGATCGATATGTCCTCCCCCAACATTAACCTGCGCGACCCGATCATGTACCGGATCCTGCGGGCGCCCCACCACCGCACCGGGGAGAGCTGGTGCATCTACCCGATGTACGATTTCGCCCACGGCCAGTCCGACGGCATCGAGCGCATCACCCATTCGATCTGCACCCTCGAATTCCAGGACCATCGTCCCCTCTACGACTGGTTCCTCGAGGAGCTCGACCTCTTCCATCCCCAGCAGATCGAGTTTGCCCGCCTCAATCTCAGCTACACGGTCATGAGCAAACGCAAGCTCCTCGAGCTGGTGACACAGAAGATCGTCAGCGGCTGGGACGACCCGCGGATGCCGACCCTCGTCGGGCTGCGCCGCCGCGGCTATACGCCGGCGGCGATCCGCACCTTCTGCGAACGGATCGGCGTCGGCAAGAGCGACAGCTGCATCGACGTCGGGGTTCTGGAGGACTGCGTTCGCGAGGATCTCAACGAACATGCGCCCCGGGTCATGGGGGTGCTGCGGCCGCTGCGGGTGGTGATCGACAACTATCCCGAAGGGGAGGTCGAGGAGTTCGAGGCCGCCAATCATCCCGCCGATCCCGCCATGGGAACCCGGATGGTCCCCTTCTCCCGGGTGCTGTACATCGAGCGCGACGATTTCATGGAAGAGCCGGCGAAGAAGTTTTTCCGTCTGGCTCCGGGGCGGGAGGTGCGGTTGCGCTACGCCTACTTCATCCGCTGCGAATCGGTGGTCAGGGATGCCTCGAGCGGCGAGATCGTCGAGCTTCGCTGCAGCTATGATCCGCAGACCCGAGGGGGCAACGCCCAGGACGGTCGCAAGGTCAAGGGGACGATTCACTGGGTTTCCGCACCCCATGCCGTCACCGCCGAGGTCCGCCTCTACGATCGTCTCTTTCTTACCGCCAACCCCGGGGCCGACAAGGACGGCAGCGACTATCGCAGCCACCTCAATCCCGCCTCCCTGGAGATTGTCGACACCTGCCTGGTCGAGCCGGGACTCTCCGCCGCCTTGCCGGAGGCCTCCTTCCAGTTCGAGCGCCTCGGGTATTTCTCCGTCGATGCGCTCGACTCCCGCCCCGGCGCCCCGGTCTTCAACCGCACCGTCACCCTGCGGGATTCCTGGGCGCGTCTCGATCCGCAGGGGGGCGCGGAATAG
- the cysS gene encoding cysteine--tRNA ligase, producing the protein MKLRLFNTMTGRKEEFKPLQPGKVGMYVCGVTVYDYCHIGHARANIVFDVIYRYLQYLGYDVNYVRNYTDVDDKIIRRANERGIDSRELAEEFIAAFDADMAALGLALPTHQPKATEHMAQIIAIVEKLIARGLAYASAGDVYFAVDKFTGYLKLSHRNMDEMRAGARIAPGEQKRNPMDFALWKAAKPGEPSWPSPWGPGRPGWHIECSAMSMEYLGESFDIHGGGKDLVFPHHENEIAQSEGATGKPFVKYWMHNGFVNVNQEKMSKSLGNFFTIRDILQQYDPEVVRFFILSAHYRSPIDFSDQNLEDAQAGLSRFYEALRLAAETLAKHAPPKQAPCPVITDEERATYDLVENVDERFAEAMDDDFNTALALGHMFEVVRGMNRIVAEKRFDECPLSLVVLRDAAGKLLKLGGVLGLFTSDPVQWLERGQAAGLQEAGLSAEAIEELIAERQQARKNRDFARGDQIRDDLAARGIELLDSKEGTTWKVK; encoded by the coding sequence ATGAAGCTGCGTCTTTTCAATACGATGACCGGCCGCAAGGAAGAATTCAAGCCGCTGCAGCCCGGCAAGGTCGGCATGTACGTCTGCGGGGTGACGGTTTATGATTACTGCCACATCGGCCACGCCCGGGCCAATATCGTCTTCGACGTCATCTACCGCTATCTGCAGTACCTCGGCTATGACGTCAACTACGTGCGCAATTACACCGACGTCGACGACAAGATCATCCGGCGCGCCAACGAGCGGGGGATCGACAGTCGCGAACTCGCCGAGGAGTTCATCGCCGCCTTCGACGCCGACATGGCGGCCCTCGGCCTGGCGCTGCCGACCCATCAGCCGAAGGCGACGGAGCACATGGCACAGATCATCGCCATCGTCGAAAAACTCATCGCCCGGGGACTGGCCTACGCCTCGGCCGGTGACGTCTATTTTGCCGTGGACAAATTTACCGGCTACCTCAAGCTCTCCCATCGCAACATGGACGAAATGCGCGCCGGGGCCCGCATCGCCCCGGGAGAGCAGAAGCGCAACCCCATGGATTTTGCCCTGTGGAAGGCTGCCAAGCCCGGCGAGCCCTCCTGGCCGTCCCCCTGGGGGCCGGGGCGTCCCGGCTGGCACATCGAGTGTTCGGCCATGAGCATGGAATATCTCGGCGAGTCCTTCGACATTCACGGCGGCGGCAAGGATCTGGTCTTTCCCCATCACGAGAACGAGATCGCCCAGAGCGAGGGGGCCACGGGGAAACCGTTCGTCAAGTACTGGATGCACAACGGGTTCGTCAACGTCAACCAGGAGAAGATGAGCAAGTCCCTCGGCAACTTCTTCACCATCCGCGACATCCTGCAGCAGTACGACCCGGAGGTGGTGCGCTTCTTCATCCTTTCAGCTCATTATCGCTCCCCCATCGATTTTTCCGACCAGAACCTCGAGGACGCCCAGGCCGGCCTGAGCCGGTTTTACGAGGCCCTGCGTCTGGCGGCGGAGACCCTGGCCAAACATGCACCACCCAAACAGGCCCCCTGCCCCGTCATTACCGATGAGGAGCGCGCCACCTACGACCTGGTGGAAAATGTCGACGAGCGTTTCGCCGAGGCGATGGATGACGACTTCAACACCGCCCTGGCCCTCGGCCATATGTTCGAGGTGGTGCGGGGGATGAACCGCATCGTCGCCGAGAAGCGCTTTGACGAATGCCCCCTCTCCCTGGTGGTGCTGCGGGACGCCGCCGGCAAGCTTCTCAAGCTCGGCGGGGTTCTCGGCCTCTTCACCAGCGATCCCGTCCAATGGCTGGAGCGCGGGCAGGCGGCGGGGCTGCAGGAGGCAGGCCTCAGCGCCGAAGCCATCGAAGAGCTCATCGCCGAGCGCCAGCAGGCCCGCAAAAATCGCGACTTCGCCCGCGGCGACCAGATCCGAGACGACCTGGCCGCCAGGGGGATCGAGCTCCTCGACTCGAAAGAGGGGACGACCTGGAAGGTCAAATAG